Genomic DNA from Halobaculum sp. MBLA0147:
TCGACACCCCCTGTCGGACCGTCGCCGCGACCGGCGGTCGTCGCGGTCTCGTCACCCGGTAGGTGACTCGTCGTCGGTCGCCGTGGCGACGAGGCGTCGCGCCCCGCGGTACGGCTCGCCGTCTCCCGTGTGGACGCGAGTCAGGCGACGATGATGTCGTCGCCGTCGCCGTCGTCGCCACTCTCGTCCCCACTCCCGGTCTCGTCGGCCTTACTCCCGTCGGTCGTCTGTGCGGCGGGCTCGCTCGACTCCGTCGCCGCGTCGCTGCCGACGCCCGGCGAGCGCCGCTCGTCGCTCTCTTCGGCGTGTTCGTCCGGCGAGTGGTTGGGGACGAACTCCGCGTGTGTCCCCTCCGGCTCGGCGTGTCGGCTCCCGGAGGACCCGCTCGGCTCCGGACTCGTCTCGACAGTCGTCTCCTCCTCGGTCTCCAACTGGTTCAGCCGCTCTTTCGTCTCCACGAGTTCCTCGGTCAGCCCGTCGACGGTCGCCCGGAGTTCCGCCACCTGGCGTTCGAGGTCCTCCACTCTGTTTCCCATGTCCGGTGTGGCACACTCTACAGGGTTAAATGTCCGTCAGACGCGTGGACGACGAGTCACCGTCGGGCGAAACTACAAGTGCGAGACCACGCTAGGCGGAGTCGAGAATGGACGACGAACTGTTCGCCGAGATGGTGGCACACGTCGACGAGAACGAGGCGGCGTACGTCGCGATGGGGGAAGCCGGTCGAGCCGACGAGTGAGTCAGCGAGTACCGAGGTGCTGTCGAGCGCACTCCAACACCCGGTCGAGTGTCGTCGCTGGTGTCGCCTCGTGGTGTCGGTCTGGTCGGTCGTAGAATCCACGCTGGAAGAACCGTCGCCAGTGAGCGAACAGTTCGTCTCGTTCCCAGAGGGTGTCGAACCGTACGTCGCAGTGGTAGCTGCGTAGTAGCTTCGAGCGCGTCACCGCGGCGTCGATGCCGTCGAAGGGCCACGTACCGCGCGGCGGTGCGAGCCCGTTCAGGCGTAGCAGGCTGTACAGCGTCGCGAGTGCCGTCCGGTGGTTCGCGTCGGGGAAGAAGTGGAGCCCCACCAGTGCACGGGTCCAGTGTTCACACTGTACCGCCACCGGTTCGATTCGCGGAAACTCGCGGACGACCCGCCCGACACGGTACCGTGTCACGTTCCGTATCTCGCGGTCCGTCCGATCTGCGTCGCCACGGACTTGTCCGTACGGGTACCGCTGGGACTCGAAGAAGAACCGGTTCGTCGCTCGAACGTACGCGGCGTCGACACCGGAGCAGTCGGTGATCCTGCGATCCGAAGGAGGCGTGCTCGAACTCAGGTCGACGTACCCGCAGTCGGGAACGTCGCCCCCCGACACGTCGAGTCCCGGTGCGGCCGCGAACCGTTCCGCGCCGCGCCTCTCGAGTAGTCCCACTCGATCCAGGTACCGACACTGGAGTCGGATCACGTTCTCTCGAAAGCGGCCGCGAGCGATCGCCCGCGGTGTCGTCGGCCCGTGTTCGGCGACGTAGTCGACGACTGCGGCGTCGTCGAGTGTCGCACTGCGCTCGTGGCCGCGCCACGGCCGGGGGTCGTCTCCACTCACCGCATCGACACACTGCAACCACTGACAAGATAGTCACGAACGACTACACTCGTGTAGAGTGTAACCCATCGAGACGAGTCGAGAGTACTACCAGCGCCCCGAGACGGGCACCGACGAGACACCTCCGGTTCCGACGGCCGACACCGGCGGGCAACGCCCCACGTTCGAGCGACCGACACCGACTTGTCTCCCGCCCACAGGTACACGCCCAGTGAACGTCCGCGGGCCAATCGTCGAGGTCGGAGAGGTGCGCACGATCGACACGCAGTACGGCGACCGCGAACTCGCCGAGGTGACGGTGCGACCGGATCGGGGCGCCGGGACGCCGACGAGGGTGACGCTGTGGGGCGACTGGGCGGAGACCGCCGAGTGGGCCGCCGCGGGGATGGAACTGCTCGTCACGGACGCCGAGACGGACGAGTACCGTGGGGAGACGACGTACGCGACCACCGGCGACAGCTACGTCGTCCTCGAACCGTCCTTTCTCGTCGACGTGACCGACGTGCGGTCGTGGGTCCAGTGCCCCCGGATGTACTACCTGAACAAACTCTCCGCCATCCCGCTGAACTACCCCGTGGTCAAGGGGACGATCGTCCACGAGGTGTTCGGCGACCTGCTGCGGGGGGTCGACTTGGAGGAGAGTGTCCAGCACCGCGTCGACGAGGCAGGACTCGAACTCGGGCTGTTGGAGCGCGACCGCGAGAGCGTGGTCGAGGAGGTGACCCAGAACGCGACCGCCGTCGAAGCGTGGCTCGAACAGGGGGTGTTGACCGACGAGGACGAGTGGCGATCCGAACAGACGCTGATCTCGCCGACGTTCGGGATCAAGGGGCGGGCCGACGCCGTCCGGCGGGGGACCCCCGTCGAGTTGAAGACGGGGAAGAACACGAAACGCGACCCACGGTTCCACGACAAGATCCAGGCGGCCTGCTACGCGCTCCTCTTGCGCGAGCGGGGAGTCGACGCCGACACCGGGACGCTGCTGTACACGAAGAACGCCGCCCTGGACCGCTCGGAGTTCACGGGCGATCTCTCGCCGGCCAAGGAGTTCTCGATCGGACAGGGGTTGCTCGACTTCGTGGTCCGTACGCGCAACGAGATCGCCGCCACGGAGTCCGACAGCAGCGTGCCGACGGGGTACGAGGCGGACGCGAACTGCGAGTACTGTTTCGAGCAGGACACCTGCATGGTCGTCTCCGGCCGCCTCGACCAGGAGTCGAAGGCCGGGCAGGTCGGGAGCGCCGTCCCGCCAGAGGAGCGGCAGTACTTCGAGCGGATGTACCGCGGACTGGAGGCGGAACGCGGCGCGGTCCACGACGAGTACCGGAAACTCTGGGAGCAGAGTGCGACGGAACGGGCCGACGACGACCGGGCGCTGATCGACCTCGAGCCACTCGGCCGGCGGGAGCGGGACGGTGGCCGGTGGGTCCTGTACGCGAGCAAGCCCGCGGACACGGTGTCGAAGCTCCGCGAGGGCGACGTGGCGCTGGCCTCGGACGGCGACCCGGTCGGCGGCGAGGCGGAGTTGGCCCGGATCGAACGCCTCGGGACGGCCGTGGACGGTGACGAGGACGCTCGGTCACACGACGAGGCCGACCTCGCACTCCCGGACGGCGTCACTGTGCCGTCGGATCGCGAGCCGGTCGTCGTCACGGCCGACGAGCCGGTGCCGCTGCGTCGCCTGGACACGTATCCCTCGGAGCTGTCCGTCGACCGGCAGCTGACGGCACTCCACGACACGATCCTGAAGGGTGACCCCGACCGCAAGGACGTGTTGTTCGGGCGCCGCGACCCTGCCTTCGCCGAGCCCGACGGAGAGACGTTCGTCCCGAACAACGAGGCACAGGACCGGGCGGTGCGGCGGGCGGTGACCGCCGAGGATCTGGCACTGATCCACGGGCCGCCTGGGACGGGCAAGACGTACACGATCGCCGAGACCGTCGCGGCACTGGTCGCGCGGGGGGAGCGTGTCCTCCTGTCGGCGTTCACCAACCGCGCGGTCGACAACGCGCTGGCGGCGCTGCGCGACCGCGGGGTCGTCGACGCCGTCCGCGAGTCGGAGCGGTTCGCGGACGTGGTCGCGAGCGGAGGCAGTCGCGCCGACGCAGACTCCCCCGGTGACCCGGACGATCACGGCGATGGAGACGGATCGGGAGCGACGGCGACGTTCGAGGACGCCGTGGTCAGGGTCGGGACGGAGACGGGCGTCCGCGAGGACATGCAGGACGTGCGACTCGTCCAGTCGGGTGACCCCGGCGAGCGGCGGACGACACTCCGGGAGGCGCCGGTCGTCGCGGCGACGACGGCGACGTGTGGCTCCCGGGTGCTCCGCGAGCAGTCGTTCGACGTGGCACTCGTCGACGAGGCGTCGCAGTTGACGGAGCCGGCGACGCTGGCGGCGGTGACCCGCGCCGACCGGTTCGTCCTCGTCGGCGACCACGAACAACTCCCACCCGTCGTGCAGAGCGAGGGCGGCGTCCCAGTCGCGACCGACGAGAGTGATACGGCCCCCGAGAACGAGGGCGATCCGCCGCGCGCGGACCTCTCCCGGTCGTTGTTCGAGCGCCTGATCGACAGGTACCCGGACGCCGGGGTGACGCTGACGAGTCAGTACCGGATGTCACAACGCATCCAGGCGTTCGCGTCGGCGGAGTTCTACGACGGCGCGCTCCGCCCCGCGACCGGGGAGGTCGCGGCCCGCTCGCTCGTCGACCTGGGGGTCTCGCCCGACGACCTGCCGCCCGCTCTCCGCGACGGGGTGTCGTACGTCGACCCCGAGGGCCGACGAGTCGGGAACACGAACCCGACGGAGGCCGACCGCGTCGCCGAGTTGGTGCGCGCCTACGTCGACGCTGGTGTCGACCCCGACGACGTGGGTGTGATCGCGCCGTTCCGTGCACAGGTGGCGGAGATCGCCCGGCGGACGCCCGTCACCGTCGACACGGTCGACCGGTTCCAAGGCTCCTCGAAGGAGGTGATCCTCGTCTCGTTCGTCGCCACAGACTCGCTCGACTCGCCGGTGTTCGAGGACCCGCGGCGGGTGAACGTCGCGCTCACCCGTGCGAAGCGGGCGCTGACACTCGTCGGCGACGAGGTCGCCCTGCGCTCGGACCCGTTCTACGAGCAGATGCTCGACTGGGCGGACCGGTGAGCGCGTCCGTGTCGGCCGTGGTAGTTCCGTTCGGAAGCTACTAAGTACCACTGGGTCGTCGGTAATCCCGACATGGACCGCGAGGGGCAGGTGGTCGACGGGTCGACACGGCGTGTCGAGCGGGAGCTACTCGGGGACGGAACCGATCTCGACACCGTCGCCGAGTGGTTGGACGCACTCGGGGACGAACGCCGGTTCCGGATCGTCTACCGACTGTGTCGTCACCGCCCGATGACGACGGGACAGTTGGCGGAGGCGTTGGAGGCGAGTCAGAACAGTCTCTACTACCACGTCTCGGCGCTGGTCGACGCCGGGTTGATCGAAGCCGTCGGCGAGGGGCGCTCCAGACGCTACAGACCGACGGCGGCCGGGCTCTCGGTGGCGGAGAACGTGTTCGACGCCGTGGAGCGGGCGACGGCTCGCGACGACTCTGGGTCCGATGCGGGTGGTCGCGACGACTCTGGGCCCGATATGGGTGGTCGCGACGACTCTGGCACGACTCACGACGGGCAGCGCGACGGGCCGCAGTAGTCCCTCGGAGGGGAGAGCGGACGCCGACGCCGTCTCTCGGCGCTACTCGTCGGCGTCGCGGCACGCTTATCCGCTCGCCCGGAGAACGGTCGCTCGTGCAGACACACGTCGTTCCGGTCGGGTTCGACTACGACCGCCTGATCGCGCCGTTGGTCCGCGACCAGTTGCGTGTCGACCGCGTGATCCTGCTGGAGGGGGCCGTCGGGAGCGAGGCCAACGTCCAGTACTCGCGAGGTCTCGCCGAGAAGTTGGAGACGGACTTCCAGAACCTCCTGGGTGCGACGACGGAACGGGTCCCGGTCGCCGACGTGTACGACTACGACGCCGCCTTCGAGCAGGCGTACGACCTGATCAACGCCGAGTTGGACGACGGCGCGGAGGTGTGGGTGAACGTCTCCGCGATGCCGCGCCCGGTGTCGTTCGCCTTCGCGACGGCGGCTCACTCGATCACCCTGGAACGGCAGGCCGACCGCGACCGCATCCACACCTACTACACCGCCCCAGAGAAGTACCTGGAGACGGAACTGGCGGAGGAGCTCCGGGACACACGTGACCTCCTCGCGGAGGTCCGCACGCTGCTCGACGACGAGCCGAGCGGGGCCGCCGGAGAGGCGACGGGAGACACGACAGTCGGTGACGCGACGCCGTCGGAGACCGCGGTCGCGGAGTCGGCGGATCCCGACGCCGCGGCCGTCCGCGAGCGGATCGACGACCACCTGGCGGGTGTCGCCGAGTTGCTCTCGGAGTTCGACGAGCGGGGGACGACCATCGGCGCGAAGGAGATCGACGGGAGTCACGTCGTCGAGTTGCCGGTCGCCTCCTTCTCGAACGTGAAGCCGTTCGAGGAGGTGATCCTCTTCGAGTTGGGCGAGCACGGCGAGTTCGACTCCGTCTCGGAGTTGGCACAAGCGCTGGCGGACGAACTCGGCGAGGAGTACACCGACTCCTTCCGCTCGAAGGTGATCTACAACGTCGACCGCCTCGGCCCGGGCGGGAAGGGGTACGTCGAACAGGAGTCACACGGGAAGTCCTACCGGACGCGTCTCTCCCGGATCGGCGAGTTGTGGGTGCGTGCCCACCGGAACGGGAACTCTGGAGACCGGTCGTCGGGAACCGACGCCGTCGACGAGGGCGACGCCGATCGGTAGTGAGACTACGGAGTCCGATAGACGTGCGTCGTCGCCCGGTAGTGTAGCTCTCACGCGTCTCGACGCAGTCTCGACCGAGAGTCTCGAGAACTCGCCATTCTCTGTGTGACTACGCAGATCTGCCTCTCGTCGTCGGAAGTCCACGGGCGTATTCGAGTGCAAGTCCGTTCGAGCTGGGTGGTCTGTGTGGGTCGTCGTCGGAGTGTGATCGTGCGAAATCGTAACTCGTCCGTGTGAGTCCGATTTGACATCTTTTTTCCCAAAGTAGTGCTTTCTACCCTCGGGATAATTGGATACAAACACAAAACAATTATTGAGACAGGGGGAAAATCAGTACGCGAGACTGACCGATGGGCTACTGGAGTTCCTCACGAGCACGAGAGAGGCGAGAGTCCGGCGACGGTGACCGGGACGGAGACTCGGAGCGGGACCGGCGGTCCGGCGGCCGAGACCGGCGATCGACCGACACGGACCCGTACCGAGCCACCGCCGATATGGAGACAGACATCGTCGGGAAGCTGAGCATCGCACAGGCACGCGAGCGGTACGACACCGAGTTCGAAGACGACGGTGAGGTCCGCCAGATGATGCGGATCGAAGAACGGTGGGGCCCACAGGTCCACGACTGGATCGACGAAGGTGTACCCACCGACGCGATGGAGAACCACCTCACTCTCGATCGCTTCCGCGAACGTCGCGATACACCCATTCCGTGGAACGTCGAGAAACGCAACAAGAAATCGCTCCAGCGAAGTCGCGAAGCGACCGAAGAGATCGAACCCGCCGGCCGTACGAGCGTTCCCGACGCCGTCCGCGAGGTGATCTCTTCGCCTGGTCGGCCGCTCGACGCTTCGATTCAGCGCGCGGTCGAAGAGCGGATGGACGACTCACTTGGTGACGTACGGATTCACACCGGGCCGAGAGCCGCAGCGGCAGCCGACGCCATCGACGCGCGAGCGTTCACAGTGGGGAACCACGTCGTGTTCGGTGCTGGCGAGTACGACCCGGAATCAGCGGAAGGTCAGCACGTGCTCGCCCACGAGTTGGCACACGTTCGCCAGCAAACCGGTGGCGCACTGTCGATGTTGCCGCAGGACGACGTGCAGTTGGAGATCGATCCCGACCCCGAACTGGAACGCGAAGCCGAGGAGACCGCACAACGCGTGATGTCCGGTGGTGACCTCGGGATTCAGCGCCTCTCCGACACCGACGTGCACGTCCAGCGGATCGAAGAGGATCAGGTGTTCGACGCGATGGCGTTGTTCGAAGCCGAGGTCGAGAACGAGACGGGGTCGGAGTTCAGGCGGTCACAGAACCAGAATCGGCTCGGATATCTCTCCGACGTGGCAGACGATGTCCTGACAAAACAGAACAAACAGTCGGCACACAGTACCAAGCGAGAACTCGAGGAGAGTTCGTATTCGGGGGCCGAAGTGATCTCAGAAGGACTCCAACGTGAGATAGATCAGTTGTCGGACAGCATTTCGGAGGATCTCTCCGACGTTGGACTCACAGAAGACCAGCGAGCAGTTCTCTCGGGAGACCTCGTCACGGACCAGTGGGACGACGTGGCGTGGACGACGGTAAAGGCGCTTCTGTCGGCGACGAGTCTCGGTACTTACATTACTGTTTCTCAAGTATTGTCGAAAGCTACAGGTCACGATCCCGATTCGATTGGCAAACAGGCCGTCGGGCGAGTTCGTCGTGGGGAGATTCACGGGTGGGAAGACATCCGAGCAATTTGGGAGCGAACAAATGGCTCTCTCCAACAACGCGCCGAGAGAATCGAACAGGAAGTACGGAATGACGACTACGAATCACCCGAGAGAGAAGGAGTCAGCGAACCCCGGAGGAAATGATCATGGATGGAGTTGTAACCGGGGAGAGCGACACTCGGATTGGACTGAGTATCATCGACAACGTGGACTTGGAACATCTTGTCGAAATAGGATTCGACGGTGAACTACTCGGATACGATTCGGAGGAGTACCCGGACGATTCGACAACTGCAACGAGGGAACAGACAGAGCACGTTCACCAGGCACAGCAGTATGCCCGATGGGTGGCATACCGTGATCGAGACTACGAGACGCTATCTCGCCGAAAGAATCCAGACTGTATCCTCGCAGGATTGTTGGCCGTAGCGACTCTCTCAGAGTCGGAGTTCGACGACCTGTTCGGTGACCTCCAGTCGCAGATTCGGAGCCACTACGACGACTCCACTGTCGAGACTCCGTTGACAGATGTCGATCTCGACGGAGCGGTCGTCTACGAGAAGGATCTGTACGTCTCCCCCGACCCGACAGAGATCGACCCGTCGGTACTGGCACAGTTTCGCGACCGGTTCGACACCGACTCGGGGGATTCGGACAGTCCAATCGACGCGGAGTTACCGCTGGAGACTCGCGAGTCACTGGCGTTCGATCTCGAAGGCGTCTCACAGATGCACCATCTCGCGTACGACGGGCTCGCCGTCGCCGACGAGGCACGCGGTAACCAGCCGCTCGACCGCGACCCGGACGCCACTGTCGAACTGATGCCGTTCGACACCGACGAGATCGACTCGTTCCACCACTACGTCGTCTCACACCTCGCTTACCAGTTACGCGATTGCTTCTTACTGATGGGCGAGACACCACCGACACCGTTCCGTAGTCCCGGCTGGGGGACCTTCGAGGCGTTCATGAAGCACCGATACTACCCACAGTACGAGAACTACTGGGACGCCACCGCCGACATCGGCTCCTGGGAGCCCGTCCCGTGACACTGACTACTCTCAGTCGAACGTCGACGAGCGCGGTGGAGAGTCGCCTCACACCCGAACGCGTCCCCGACCCCGAACTGGAACGCGAAGCCGAGGAGACCGCACGACGTGTGATGGCCGGCGGCGAACTCGGGATTCAGCGCCTCTCCGACACCGAGGACGAAACTGGAGAGGTGAGCGATCATCGCCGGAGACACAACGACCTCCAGTTCGGGCACCTCTACGACATCGCACAGACCGTCATCGAACGGAATCGGCGAAAACGGGACCCCGAGACGAAACAGGCACTTGCCGAGGGTGGCGATCCAGCCCAGCGAGACCTCGCAGATCGGTTCGACTCCGTCGGCAGTATCAGAGCCGACGTCGAAGCCCTCCAACGAGAAATCGACGACGTTGCACTCACCGACGACCAACGACGCCGCCTGCACGGCCTCGCCGACACCGACAACTGGGACAAAGTCGGCTGGGGACTCACCAAGACCATCCTCACCGCGACGGGACTCCCCGCACTCCTCGAGATGGTCAACCTCGCGACACAGGTGAGCGGTGGCGACGCAGCCACCGGTGCCTCCCTCGGCTCGAAAGCCGTCGGACGGGACATCGACCAGATGGGCACACAGGCCGTCGCCAAGGCCCGCCGCGGACAACTCGGCTGGGAAGAAGTCAAACAAATCTGGACTCAGTCCGACGGCACACTCGAAGAACGGGCCGAACAGATCGAACAGGAGATCCGGGAAGGTACCTTCCTCACCGAGGATCGACGAGGGGTTCTGGAGACAGGTAATTTCTGAGAATGAAATCAATAATAACTGGAGAAGACGAAGTTCGAGTCGGAGTCAATCTGCTAGACAATGCTGGGGAAGAACACGGGATAGAGATGGAGTTCGATGGGGAGATCAAACACCACCAGTCTGAGGCGTACGCGGACAACCCCCGATTCCGCACCCGCGAGGAGTGCGAACACGTCGATCAGGCACGCCGCTTCGCGAAGTGGCAGGTGTACCGAGAACGCGGGTACGATACGGTCCCCCCGCTAGAGAACCCCGACCGATTGACGGCCGCACTCTTGGCGATTGCCGACCTGTCGAGTGACACGTTCCAAGCGCAGTTCGGAGAACTCGAACGACGACTCGCGCGCCACTACGACGACGGCCCCGTAGAGCTACCGTTCCCGAACGCCGACCCCGACGACGCCATTATTTACCAACAGGATGTGTACCTCGAACCCGACCCAGTCGAACACGACCCGCCGGTGCTCGAACAGTTCCTCTCGCGATTCGACGGCGACCCCGACACGCCCGTCGCCCGTCGCGCCAGCGAACTCACGACACAGGATCGCGACGACCTCGGGTTCGAGGTGGAAGCCGTCTCGGGTATCCACACGGTCCACAACGACGGACAGGGAACCGAACGACGCGACCACGGCGAGCAGCCGTTGGACCGCGACCCGGACGCGAGAGTCGAACTGATGGCGTTCGACACGGACTCCGTCGACTCGTTCCACCACTACGTCGTCTCGAATCTCGCCTACCAGATCCGTGACCGATTCCTGCTGATGGGCCAGGCACCACCGACTGCGTTCCGTGCGCAAGGGTGGGGAACCTATCGGGGGTTCCAGTGTCAGAAGTTCTGCTCGCTGTACGAGGAGTACTGGTCAAGTGAGGCCGACATCACCTCCTGGGAGCCCTGGACCGAGTGAGCCAGCGGGTCCTAGTTCACTCACCGACAATCGGAATCACTCGAAGACGACGACCGGTGTCACGACCCCGCTCGCCTTTTGCGTCCGGCCCACCTACACTGTGACATGTTACTCGTCCGCGGGCGAGCCGGGGGAACGGCGTTGACCGGCACGATCTACGAGCGCGGGGAGGAGCCGCCGTCGTACAAGGGGGCGCCCGACGGCGACGAGCCGTACGTCTGGGTGTGTGACGCCTTCTACGAGGTCCACAGCGGTGGCTCGGAGCTGGAACTCGACGGGCGGACGGTGAACGTCGCCTTCGAGTCGCCGATGCCGCGCGGGTTCGAGACGCGCGAGGCCGCCGTGACCGCGGCCGAGGACCACGTCCGGACACAGTTCGCGCGAGTCGGGTTGGACGCGGCAGCCGTGGAGGTGGAGGTCGTCGAGCAGCGGCCCGGCGCCGACGCCCACGAGGAGTCGCCCGCAGGGGTGCGACCCGACGACGCGGATCGGGCTACGGGCGCACTGGAGTCCGGCGAGACGGACGACGAGGACGAGGCGTGACTCGTCACCGCTCCGGGTGCGTCGCGGCGTCGAACCCGCCTCGCACCAGCGGCTTCGCGACGTGCCGACGGGCACACGGCGGCACCTCGTACCACCCGGGACGGAGGTCGCGATCCACCGTCCGCGTCACCTTCCCCGATTCGCTCGTCTCACAGTCCCGACAGCGGTAGCCCGCGTCTCGACCGGCCGACTCCATCGTGCGCTCACACTCGGGACAGGTCGGCACGACGCGTTCCGTCCGGTCCAACTCCCGAACGGCGACCTTCTCCAGTTTCACCGTGTCGTCGGCCACTTCGCCACAGACCGTGAGTCGGTCCCCGGGCCGTAGCGCGCGCACTCGGTCGCGGAACCGCCCGGTCGGCTCGAACGCGACACAGTCCAACGCGTCGGGTGCTGGGGTCGGCGTCTCGCCCGCAACCTCGCCGCTCTCGGCCACGCCTCCACCGCCACCGCGTTCGGGTGGCTCGAGTGCGAAGAAGACGTGGCCACCCCGCCGCGTCTCGGGAGCGGTCTTGACCGTCCCGTCGATCCGGTAGGCCAGTCCGTCGCGCAGCGACGAGTGGCCCCCTGTCTGCGGAACCGGCCCTCCGGCGGCCCACGCACCGCGTGCGTCGTGGAGGTGTGCGTCGGTTCCCTGGTTGGTGACGAACAGTGCGCTCCGATCGACCGACTCGCTCTCGATCCGCGCCGCGACACGCTCGACCGCGGTCGCGTCGTCGCCACGGACGCCGTACAACACCGGCCCGGGTGCGTTCGGAACGCAGACCGCCTCGCCCGCCACTCGATCGACCGTGTCCCAGGCGTCCGGGTAGGCGTCGGCGGCCGCCGCGAACACGCTCCGCTCGTCCACCTCGCGTTGGGTGCCACACCGGTCGAACGCGCGGTAGTCGATCCGCTCGTACGTCCAGTCGTCGTGACTCGCCCACGCGCCCACCGCGGCGAGTGCGCCGACGCGGCCACGGCCCGCGACGGTGTCCCGCGTCGCCGAGTTCGCCGCTGCCGAATCCGCCGGCCGCGAGTCTGCCGCCGCCGAGTCCCTCGAACCGGACGCGTCTCCCACGTGCGTCGCGCGCCCGGTCACGCGTCGACTCGCCGGGTCTGTCGAGGTTCCTCGTCCGGCCCCTCCCACCCCCGGTGCCCAGCCGACGGTCTCGTACCCCGCCTCGGCGGCGACGCGGAGTGCTCTGTCGAGTGCGACCGGTTCGCGAATCGCGTCGCGTGCGAACGACGCGACCGGCTCCGGCACGGCGTCGGGGTCGTGGGGCGCCACGACGACGCCGGGACTCGTGTCGGCGTCTGTCGTGACCGCAAACCGCTCGGCGAGCGAGACGACGACGCGGCGAGCACGCGACGGGGCGGCGTCCGTGTGAACCGCCAGCGCCGCGTTCCCGCGAGTCTTGTGTTCGACACCGGGGAACAGCCGAACCAACACACGTCGCTCGACACAGTCGCCGTCCGCCAGCCTGTCGGCGAGTCGCGCGGCGAGGTAGGTGGTGCACATCCCCTCCGTCCGGGAGTCGGTGTCGTCCACGGCGACGACCGTCACGGTCGAGACTCCGGCGGGCGGCAGATTTCAGCGTTCCGGTGCCGTGGTGGTACGATGCTGTGGTAGTCCGTGTCGTCGTGTCTCGGCGGGTGTGCCCCGTCGCGGTGCCACCGCCTCAGCCGTCGTAGCTGAGCAGTCGGGGTGCCTCGTCCG
This window encodes:
- a CDS encoding bZIP transcription factor; the encoded protein is MGNRVEDLERQVAELRATVDGLTEELVETKERLNQLETEEETTVETSPEPSGSSGSRHAEPEGTHAEFVPNHSPDEHAEESDERRSPGVGSDAATESSEPAAQTTDGSKADETGSGDESGDDGDGDDIIVA
- a CDS encoding ArsR/SmtB family transcription factor codes for the protein MDREGQVVDGSTRRVERELLGDGTDLDTVAEWLDALGDERRFRIVYRLCRHRPMTTGQLAEALEASQNSLYYHVSALVDAGLIEAVGEGRSRRYRPTAAGLSVAENVFDAVERATARDDSGSDAGGRDDSGPDMGGRDDSGTTHDGQRDGPQ
- a CDS encoding DUF6293 family protein, encoding MQTHVVPVGFDYDRLIAPLVRDQLRVDRVILLEGAVGSEANVQYSRGLAEKLETDFQNLLGATTERVPVADVYDYDAAFEQAYDLINAELDDGAEVWVNVSAMPRPVSFAFATAAHSITLERQADRDRIHTYYTAPEKYLETELAEELRDTRDLLAEVRTLLDDEPSGAAGEATGDTTVGDATPSETAVAESADPDAAAVRERIDDHLAGVAELLSEFDERGTTIGAKEIDGSHVVELPVASFSNVKPFEEVILFELGEHGEFDSVSELAQALADELGEEYTDSFRSKVIYNVDRLGPGGKGYVEQESHGKSYRTRLSRIGELWVRAHRNGNSGDRSSGTDAVDEGDADR
- a CDS encoding DUF4157 domain-containing protein yields the protein METDIVGKLSIAQARERYDTEFEDDGEVRQMMRIEERWGPQVHDWIDEGVPTDAMENHLTLDRFRERRDTPIPWNVEKRNKKSLQRSREATEEIEPAGRTSVPDAVREVISSPGRPLDASIQRAVEERMDDSLGDVRIHTGPRAAAAADAIDARAFTVGNHVVFGAGEYDPESAEGQHVLAHELAHVRQQTGGALSMLPQDDVQLEIDPDPELEREAEETAQRVMSGGDLGIQRLSDTDVHVQRIEEDQVFDAMALFEAEVENETGSEFRRSQNQNRLGYLSDVADDVLTKQNKQSAHSTKRELEESSYSGAEVISEGLQREIDQLSDSISEDLSDVGLTEDQRAVLSGDLVTDQWDDVAWTTVKALLSATSLGTYITVSQVLSKATGHDPDSIGKQAVGRVRRGEIHGWEDIRAIWERTNGSLQQRAERIEQEVRNDDYESPEREGVSEPRRK
- a CDS encoding DUF1743 domain-containing protein, which produces MTVVAVDDTDSRTEGMCTTYLAARLADRLADGDCVERRVLVRLFPGVEHKTRGNAALAVHTDAAPSRARRVVVSLAERFAVTTDADTSPGVVVAPHDPDAVPEPVASFARDAIREPVALDRALRVAAEAGYETVGWAPGVGGAGRGTSTDPASRRVTGRATHVGDASGSRDSAAADSRPADSAAANSATRDTVAGRGRVGALAAVGAWASHDDWTYERIDYRAFDRCGTQREVDERSVFAAAADAYPDAWDTVDRVAGEAVCVPNAPGPVLYGVRGDDATAVERVAARIESESVDRSALFVTNQGTDAHLHDARGAWAAGGPVPQTGGHSSLRDGLAYRIDGTVKTAPETRRGGHVFFALEPPERGGGGGVAESGEVAGETPTPAPDALDCVAFEPTGRFRDRVRALRPGDRLTVCGEVADDTVKLEKVAVRELDRTERVVPTCPECERTMESAGRDAGYRCRDCETSESGKVTRTVDRDLRPGWYEVPPCARRHVAKPLVRGGFDAATHPER